The following DNA comes from Erigeron canadensis isolate Cc75 chromosome 3, C_canadensis_v1, whole genome shotgun sequence.
ATAGATCATTTTCACACCACACCAAAAACAATGGCCGCGGTGTTACCGCACCGTGTGGGTGTTACACCCTTCTTCCATATGTTGCCAATGCCAATAATATATGTAGCTATTGGTATGTCTTTGTTAGCAATTTGATCTGTCcatttaatattgttttttaatttttatataagttaattcttttaaaaaacttaaagaCATCAATGTCTACCAGATTAGTTTCTATATATAGCTctcacaaaaacaaataaaaaaatagaaaactaaaattttgcTAATTACATAAACATACTGGTTGTAGATCGATCCCGAACACCATCGATAAAATAAGTACAGTGATCATTCGTTGAACAAAGTCCTGAACTAAAAGTGTCGACAAATGAATACATATGACATTAGTATTTAAACATAATGACATACTCGATTTAtatcatgatatataattatataccatTACACCATTTACACACGAGTATGTGGACCACATTATATAATCATACATGAAAATATtttgtaaaacaaaatttagATAAACGAACTGTGTTATTACTATTGTAAGCCAAAATCAAGAAAGGATTATCAATAACTAATATCAGGTAACAGAGATAGAGAATAGAGATGCTATTGAGCCATTGAGGGTCATAAATTTTAGTTTATGTAGTTCCTAAAAAAGTATAACAAGTTTCTGAAGTGTAAGTAGTCAATAAGATGTTGATTGGCTTTTAATACTTAATGCAAATCAACATCACTACATGTCGactataatatttattttcagTAAAGTAATGAAGATATTGGTAGGTGACTTggttatgaatttatgatattCCTTATTGCTCAAAAAACTTCCAAGTTCTTTTAGCAAATAATTGAGTTTGGCCGATGAGAATCTTAAGAGGTCTATAATTAGTTATCTAAGATCACAATTACttctctttatataactaagatataactaagagagaatatttttttacttaaatggctacatatttaattaacaagtcagctttttaattatttgtcatTTCTTTTACATTTCAAAAAAAGTTTAGTTAGTAGTTACCTTAATTTAGTTAGTAGTTACtttaactttttacatttttccACGTGGCGTTGTGGTTAAACACTATGTCGATTGCACATTatagataaaaacaaaacaaaaaaaaaactacatacatacaaattaacaaacacatctatactactttataaaaattatcacactaTTTCTCCTAACACTTTTCAACACCCTCTCTAATAAAAATATCTCCATACGAAAAAACTATTTTATCCTTAATGaattagttaattttttttcttttattcattaattgtCACACTCTCTCCTAACAATTTTCAACACCCTCTCTTATAAAAATGTCCCCATacgaaaattaattaattttctctcttttatttattaatttaaacatcttcacttaaaatacatataatacctttaataaaatgatttacaacataaacacatcaactcctaaaataactacactatcacgtttatattagttaattttacaataataacgtaccacaccgccaccaccactaccaacagGCCGCCGCCCCCACCACaccgccactaccaccaccactgccGCATTGTACGGGTAAAAAGCtgttacatatacatatatacaataatacatACATGAGTCATGACAGGGATGTCTACATACATCACATTCAATCATAAAGGTGGCAGCCATGTCTCAAAATTACAGATATGACAAATTGACAATATAGGGACTTAATAAGACATGGTCATcacaattaatatttaatactttGTATATATTTCTTAAATATACTCGgtatttgttattttaaaatgatgagatATTAAAACAGCCTCTCTTTATCCTTCATCAGCTGTCCTGCCATTTGAACATATATTTTGTTCACTGATAAAGGGCCTCAAATTCGTCACGGCGATCAACTATACATAGCCGCATTCATGGCAAACCTTCATGGACATCCTGCTGGTATGTAACTTTGTTTCAAGATTCTTGTTTTTGTCTATTGTTATCTATTATGTTTGCAGGATCGATCCATGTTTGCTTTTTTAGAGCTATGGTGTCTTTTATATAGAATTTtagatatataagaaaaaatacaTATAGGACTAGTTCAACAAGAAGTGATTTTGCTTACCATGTTATGTTATGTTCTTTCTTGTCCTTAGGGGTCTCCAATTTTCATGATTTGTCGAATTTTACTCGATTTTGCATACCGTGTTATGTTATGTTGATCAATATAGAGGTTTATCGCGATTTGCAACTAATGCTAACTTTGCGCGAGCTTAAGTAATTCATCAACAAGAAGCTAGTTCATTCATTttgattatatgtattataGCAAAGCATGTGTTATTCATCCACTAATTAAAGTCTAAACATAATTATCCCATCTTggttatcaaattatcaatagaTGTCATATTAAGTTTGATTTCATGTCATAACTCACAAAACTTTTGAACAGGTTTAGAGAAAACCGACTCAATAAACTATGAGGAAAAAAGGTCTAAGCTATCTTTTAAGCAGAGGGCTATTAATGTCTCCAACAAATTAAGGACTTCCTTCGGTAAGAAGAGCAGGAAAAATGGTAGACCCATTTCTGTTGTTGAGGATGTGCATGATGCAGATGAACTGAAAGCAGTTGACGCTTTACGTCAAACTTTAATATTGGAAGAACTATTACCTGCAAAGCATGATGATTACCACATGATGTTAAGGTTGGAGCTTTTTCTGTAAACCATTTGAGATCATTCTTCATGTACCACTGCAGATTTTATTCACAATTGGTGATGTTTTTATATGATGAAACAGATTTTTGAAGGCTAGGAAATTTGATATAGAGAAGACTAAGCAAATGTGGTCTGATATGATCAAATGGAGAAAGGATTATGGTACCGACACCATTATGGAGGTACTAATGTGTAGATATCTAATAACTATCGGTCTAATTGGCTCTATATGCTATAAAACCATTGAATTGCTCCTTGTTTGCATCTTTTTTTAGGATTTTGATTTCAAGGAAAAAGAGGATGTGATCAAATACTATCCTCAAGGTCACCACGGGGTTGATAAGGATGGAAGACCTGTCTACATCGAGCAACTTGGTAAAGTTGATGCTACCAAGCTCATGCAAGCCACTACCCTTGAGCGTTACGTCAAGTACCATGTGATGGAGTTTGAAAGGACCTTTATTGATAAGTTCCCAGCTTGCTCAATCGCAGCGAAAAAGCATATTGATCAAAGTACGACCATCCTAGACGTACAAGGAGTGGTAAGTCAGATGTTTGAATGCGCCCATCTAGCTAAAACGAGTCATATTTACTATAGTTCTACATGGTTAAAAGGGCAGGGGTAGTCAGTACGGCTGGGTTGACCCTAAAACACCGTTGTCTTTCTTTATTAAagaatgtataaaaaaaaaaagtcaaatgtgttgataataattaacaaaataagtTGTTGCAAGAGTGATCtgaaattttgaataaaaacgAAAGTTTTAAGGATTAGTAATAGACCTTTAGCGACATTAAGCCCATTTACCCTTTACCTATTCTTTTGTTTGACCCGTTTTAGGTAAAACACAACCTAAATAATCCATTTCATAAAGAAATTGGTCAAAGTTGACACCAGATCAAGCAATTACTTGTAGTGCTAAGATTTAGCGTATAAAATGAGAAAGAGAAATAGCCAAGATTGCATACTTTACCTGGTTTATGGATCAgggactgaaaaacatgaacaaagctGCTAGGGAGCTGATTCAGTGTCTCCAGAACATTGATGGTAACAACTACCCCGAGGTACTTGGCTTTCATTAACTTAAGTTATGCGATACTGGTTACACTACACATATTTTTACATACGGTGTTCCATTGTAGATCATTTGATTAAAAATTTCATCTCCCTTATAGACTCTATGCCGCATGTACATCATCAATGCGGGATCTGGTTTTAGGCTTTTGTGGAGCACGGTGAAATCGTTCCTTGATCCAAAGACTACTTCTAAGATTCATGTAAGTTCATCCCATATTTATACCAAAAAGGGAAGTCCATACTCCATATTGGTTTTTAAACAAGTCAACTTGACCATGCCACTCGGTTCTATTTACATATAGGTTTTGGGCACCAAATACCAAAGTCAGTTGCTGGAATTGATTGATGCCAGGTactttaacaaaaataatcaatttaacaTCTATCAGCAATTGCGCTTGTTAGATAATTACATTTTGTAAATGTTCCACCTTTAAACTCTATTTATATGCTCTAGAGATTGAAAGTTTGACCCATTACTTGTGAATGGGGCAATCCAGCTTATGTTTTCTTTCTAACGGGTCAGATgacataaaacaaataaaaaaaataaaatgggtcaaacaggtgGTAAAGCGACCAAAGTGTATAATTGATGCACAAACCATACTTTgttcttatatttataatactttgTCAAAAAATTATGGAACTTTCTCAAAAAGCATGCCGGATCTTTATTTGACACCCCTAATGTTTTCTCTATATGTGATCAGTGAGCTTCCAACGTTTTTGGGAGGTACTTGCACCTGTGCTGAAAAAGGTGGTTGCCTGCGCTCGGACAAGGGCCCATGGCAAGATCCAGAGATCATGAAGGTATCACTTCTGCAATTTCCTTTCTTTACAATCTATATTTAGAAATGCTAATTGTCGTGTTGTTTTGGTGGTTGCAGATGGTTCGTAGTGGTCACCACAAATGTTCAAAGAATGCAGTCCCAGAAGAGAAGGTCATATCTGAGGATCAGTCTGCAAACATGGTattttctcttagcaacatgtCGGATCACTTTCTGTTTTGGACATGAGTGGTGAAACTTTCGTCTTGAAATTcatcaaaaaaagataaaatttaagAGTTCAAACTCGGATTCTTAAGCTATACTTGCTAAGTCCCAGCCACCTAATCAGACTTATTGATCAACATTGTTCAGATATTTTCAAACTTAGGATGTACTTTTTATCGAAAGCAATGTTATTTTACTCTTGTTGTTTCCACCTGTAAATTAGAAAAATGGTAGTTTTTGACCTCCTTTCCTTTGACAGAAAACATTTTCTTTTAAGAAAGAAGTTGAATATCCCAAAGGTGAAGACATCAAGCAACCAAATCTTCCTTTGGTTTTTGAAGAGGTAAGTTTAATTTCTAAATCTTGACATGTTATTCATTTCCAAAACGAGTAGTGTTGCATATATTGATTAATGTAAATCTGATATGAAATGGTTTGTAGGATGCATTAGAAAAGCACCACAGTGAAAAAACCAATAACACGCCCGTAGTTGACAAGGCTATAGATAATCCTAAGCCAAAGCAGAAGTTAGCCTTTCCTAAAGATACAGATTATTATCCGATCCAGGAAGCTTACAAGCCTAAATCGTCTCCTGATAGGCTAGGAAACCACCTGATATCAGGCATGATGACATTGGTAATGGGAGTAATGACCATGGTACGTATGACAAATAACATGCCAAAAAGACTAACGAATGCCACACTCTACTCTATTGGCattcatgatgatgatgatgatatggtaAAATGCCCGACAAGATCTCACAAGGAGCAAGCATTGTCTATCTCTACTGGTGAGTACCTCGCCATGATGAAACGCATGGGAGATTTGGAAGAGAAGGTTATTGTACTTGACAACCGAAAAATAGAGATGCCTGCTGAGAAAGAAGACATGCTTAATAAGGCTTTGTCTCGTGTTGAAGCTTTGGAGAGTGAGCTTGCTGCTACCAGAAAGGTACTTCAAACATTTAATCTCCTATAGAAAACAAttcaaagatatataaatcacCCACTCACATTGACGTGAAGGCCAGACGTGGAATATGAGTGGGTTGAGTACCGGGTCAAAGTGGGTAACGGTTTGTACAGGTTGAAACACGGTGTATCCAAAACACTTTTTTATCCAAATTTTAACAGTTTTATGAATGCCTTATCTTGGTCAAATTTTCACAGATCAAAACATGTGATTTATTTACAAGTTGAAATGGAACTAATCGAGTTGGCCAAAagcaaaatttattttatttttgtatattcttATTAATAAAAGGAAAGTTTAGTAGGTTGTATCCTTTAAAAATGCACTTTGGTGGACTTTGATTCCATTTGACTTTGAAAAAAAGAAGGTAAATGGGTAAGATTTTTAcctatttgacccattagaaataaaacataacccgAGTCAACCTTTTCTAAGCAAATAAGTTGTACTTAACAGCTCTAATAGCAGCTTCAAAGTGATTTTTTCTTTGTTCTTGACTTGAAAGAACTTCACATGACTAAAAGTAGACTGAATcttaaaaacatcaaaattgcCTACTTAAGATAGTTTTGTGCAACATTAACTCATATGTAAAAGGtcacattttttgtttatacCACGATGCAGTCTCTTGAAGAGTCCCTTTCTCAACAAAGAGAGATCATGGCA
Coding sequences within:
- the LOC122592292 gene encoding phosphatidylinositol/phosphatidylcholine transfer protein SFH12-like: MANLHGHPAGLEKTDSINYEEKRSKLSFKQRAINVSNKLRTSFGKKSRKNGRPISVVEDVHDADELKAVDALRQTLILEELLPAKHDDYHMMLRFLKARKFDIEKTKQMWSDMIKWRKDYGTDTIMEDFDFKEKEDVIKYYPQGHHGVDKDGRPVYIEQLGKVDATKLMQATTLERYVKYHVMEFERTFIDKFPACSIAAKKHIDQSTTILDVQGVGLKNMNKAARELIQCLQNIDGNNYPETLCRMYIINAGSGFRLLWSTVKSFLDPKTTSKIHVLGTKYQSQLLELIDASELPTFLGGTCTCAEKGGCLRSDKGPWQDPEIMKMVRSGHHKCSKNAVPEEKVISEDQSANMKTFSFKKEVEYPKGEDIKQPNLPLVFEEDALEKHHSEKTNNTPVVDKAIDNPKPKQKLAFPKDTDYYPIQEAYKPKSSPDRLGNHLISGMMTLVMGVMTMVRMTNNMPKRLTNATLYSIGIHDDDDDMVKCPTRSHKEQALSISTGEYLAMMKRMGDLEEKVIVLDNRKIEMPAEKEDMLNKALSRVEALESELAATRKSLEESLSQQREIMAYLEKKKKKKRFFRF